The DNA segment AAGGATTGCAGAAAAAGAAGGATTTTATCTTTTGTCTTTAAAAGAAGATACCATGGTTTTAAAAAATAAGGTTGATTTTAAACCAAAGGTCTACAAATATGAAACAAAAGAATAGATGATACGAGGAAGGAGATATAGTTGCATCAAATTTAATCAAAGGGCTAAAGTTTAATCTTAAAGAGATATTTTAGGAAGATTACAACAACCCTGTGTTTCAAACCTTTGATACGCTTAACTAGGGGATGGTAACCTTCAAATTATAGCAGTTATTAATCAAAACTTTAGTTTTAAGAGAACACGAATTGCACAAATTAACGAATAGCACGAATGAGAAGATAATTAGTTAATTTTTACTCCTTACTACTTCCCTATTCGTGTAATTCGAACATTCGTATTATTCGTGTTCTAATTATTTTCTGTGTCTTAGTGTCTTCGTGGCAAAAGTGAATAGTTACGAATTTTTTACAATTGATGAAGTTGTATTTGGTGAAGAGGGGGGATTGCTTTTACTCTCGGTGCAAGAGTTTTACAAGGTCTTAATTTAACGGTAGATTCTCGCTTAAAAAAACTTGTAGCCGCAGGTCCATTACCAGCGGCTTAAGCTGCAATGAAATATTCATCTCGACTTTCCCTGTCTGTTGTGCTCGGGCTCGGGAGTAGAGGTTCGTGGTTTTCAGAGGCAAAATCTTCTTTCTATGCAAAATCTTCTTTCTACAGGAAGGAAAGGATTTTTCTAAAGTGTGGTGGGACTTTTTTGCAACTTTAATTACTACTATTTCGATAGTAGAAATGACAGCAAGAGGTTATCTCCCAGGTTGGATTACTGCGTTTATGCTGGTAACTTTTGTTGGCTTCAGGGCATTTGCAAGGGCAATAGGAGGAATTGGAAAGCACGGCTACTACCTTTTTACAATAATTTTCTATGGGATATTAGTTCTTTTCTTAGCGTTAAAAGGTGGATGGCAGAATATTGCCTTTACATTAATGGGGGTATTCTATGGAGGTTTTGAAAAGATAATAGCCCAGATACTAAAGTTAGCAACTGAAGGATATATTAACATCTACTTCGTTTTTTTTGTGGTGATAATACTCGTTATTCTACGGTGGGTTGGCATTAAGTTTCTGGCAAATAAACTTGTTTATCACTCAATATTCTCAATAGGTGCGCCTATCTTTGTTCTTTCAACATTTATCATAACTGCAAGTAATGGTAACTTGAAAAAGGCAGTGATAATAGGAAGCAGCATTATGGCTCTTTTGGTTATGCTTGAAGGGATTTACATTATGTTCTATGGTCTATCAAGAAATAAGAGGTAGCCTTATGCTTAAGGAGGGCTATCATAGATGGGGAATTATAAGATTGTTGTTAAGGTAGATATCCTGAGCCAGAAGTATTTGTAGGAGGCATTGATGAATCGCCCTTTGTATGAGGATGAAACAACAATGAATGAAGCACTTAAGAAAGAAGAGATAAAAGAAAAGATTTTAAAAGAAGAAAAGGCAGAATGCCCTGAATGTGGAAGAGAAAATGAATTAGAAGCAAAATTCTGCGAGGAATGTGGATATGACCTCCTTGGTGGCAGGAGATGTCCAAAATGTGGAGCAACTATTTCAGAAAATGCAGATATATGCGAAGCCTGTGGAGAGTGGTTATTAGAAGGACAATGTAAGTTTTGTTACGCCCCGTTTGAAGAAGGTGCAAAGTTCTGTGCTGAATGCGGTAATCCTGTAAATGGAATAGAATGTCCCCAATGCCATAACCTCAGCTATTTTGATTTCTGTAAATATTGTGATACCCCTCTTACAAAACAGGCAGTTCAAACTATCGAAGACCTCAAAAATTTAGAAGAGATTTACCTACTTAAACAAGCATTAGAGCCTGAACAAGAACCTACCATTACTTCACCAGAAAGAATAGAATTAGAGAAGATGAAAGAATATCAGCAGAAGTTTGAACAGCCAGAAGTTAGGCGAAAAGCCTTTACCTTGTTTTCAAAAGAAGAAATAGCCACTTTGGATACAAGAATACAGCAGATTCAAGAAGAAAAGAAAGTTCAAGAAGAAAAAGAGAAAAGGACAAGGTCAGAGGTTCTGGAGAAGATGCAACAGAAGAACTTCACAAACAATCAGGAGGCAAGGAGATTTTTTGGAGCACTGAAGGTCTTATTACCTATGACCGTGAAAAAGAATGTGAGAAAAAAAGTATCTAAACCTACTGGTTGGCTATGTAATGCTTATAATTGTCTTCATCCTGAAGGACCTCAAGGCTGCTCTAATCCAGCACCTGGTGGCAAATGGATATTTAAAGAAATAATAGAAGAAACAGTAGAAATGGTAACAGAAATTGGAGAGGTGGAAATATGAGTAAAGATGATACAATCCGACCAGATTCAGAGCAAATCATCAAATCTGGAATAGATGACGAAACAGTTAGGGTTTCTTCCCAGATTATCTCTGCGGGTCTGCAGACATCTTCAGCAACACCATCTATTGCCAATCAAATCATCTTGAATAACGAAAAATATATAGTCCTTAAATCCATTGGAGTCTCTGGAGAGGCGGAGGTCTTTCTTTTAGAAAAAAATAATGAAAAGTTTGTGCTTAAACTTTATTACCCCCGCTTTAGCCCTAAGACAGAGATTGTCCAAAGCCTTAAGGGATTAAAACATCCTGATATTATTGCTCTGATAGATTATGGTTATTATGAAAACAGGTTTTTTGAAGTTATGGAATATGCTGAAGGTGGTTCCTTGTATGACTTACTCCCAGTTAGAGATATAAAATTCTTGACACAAATGGTGAGAGAGGCTATTGAGGCACTTAATTATTGTCATACACACAGCATCATACACCGAGACATAAAACCACAGAATCTTTTCTTAAAAAATGCGGATAAGAGAGACCTTCTCATAGGTGATTTTGGTATCTCTTCAACCTTAGATGAAGGTTTTTCTAAACGGCTTACAAGCCAATCAAGGACAACAATTTATGCTGCCCCAGAGCTATTTCAGAGCATAGGTGGAAAAACTGTTATCGACAAAAAGGTAGATTATTATTCCCTGGGAATTACTCTAATCTATCTCTGGACGGGTAAAGAACCATTTGAGGGGTTGGGTGAGTATGGAATAATGAGGATGAAGATAGAAGGCAGAGTGGAGATTCCCGATGATTTACCAGAAGAATTTAAGAACTTAATCAAAGGTCTTATTACAGTTGAACCTCCAAAAAGATGGGGATATGAGGAGGTGCAGAGCTGGCTAAAAGGTGAGCGGGTTGCAGTTCATTACAGAACTTATAAACCTGAATACAAAGAATTTGTCTTTGGTATGATTAAGGGTGAGCAGATGGTAGTTTCTGACCCGGCTGACCTTGCCGAGTTGATGGATAAATACCCTGATATAGGCACAAAGCACCTGTATAAAAAGGGTATTTCAAAATGGGTTGAGCAGGTAAATCAGAGTCTGTTTTCAGAGATTGAAAGTATAGTTGATGATGAATACCCAAGAGACCAGACCGCAGGTCTTATAAAGGCTATTTATATTCTTGATACAGATAGAAGATTTAAGGGAGTTGACGGAGAATTTTATTTCACTAATGAAGAGATTGCTGAGTGTTTTGAAAGAAATTTTTCTCATTATGAAAAAGACCTGCAAAATCCCAATGCTCCATACTATCTTTTCCTTGAGGCAAGAGGGTATCAAGAAGAGGCAAATAGATTTAGAAAACT comes from the bacterium genome and includes:
- a CDS encoding zinc ribbon domain-containing protein, translated to MNRPLYEDETTMNEALKKEEIKEKILKEEKAECPECGRENELEAKFCEECGYDLLGGRRCPKCGATISENADICEACGEWLLEGQCKFCYAPFEEGAKFCAECGNPVNGIECPQCHNLSYFDFCKYCDTPLTKQAVQTIEDLKNLEEIYLLKQALEPEQEPTITSPERIELEKMKEYQQKFEQPEVRRKAFTLFSKEEIATLDTRIQQIQEEKKVQEEKEKRTRSEVLEKMQQKNFTNNQEARRFFGALKVLLPMTVKKNVRKKVSKPTGWLCNAYNCLHPEGPQGCSNPAPGGKWIFKEIIEETVEMVTEIGEVEI
- a CDS encoding protein kinase, with amino-acid sequence MSKDDTIRPDSEQIIKSGIDDETVRVSSQIISAGLQTSSATPSIANQIILNNEKYIVLKSIGVSGEAEVFLLEKNNEKFVLKLYYPRFSPKTEIVQSLKGLKHPDIIALIDYGYYENRFFEVMEYAEGGSLYDLLPVRDIKFLTQMVREAIEALNYCHTHSIIHRDIKPQNLFLKNADKRDLLIGDFGISSTLDEGFSKRLTSQSRTTIYAAPELFQSIGGKTVIDKKVDYYSLGITLIYLWTGKEPFEGLGEYGIMRMKIEGRVEIPDDLPEEFKNLIKGLITVEPPKRWGYEEVQSWLKGERVAVHYRTYKPEYKEFVFGMIKGEQMVVSDPADLAELMDKYPDIGTKHLYKKGISKWVEQVNQSLFSEIESIVDDEYPRDQTAGLIKAIYILDTDRRFKGVDGEFYFTNEEIAECFERNFSHYEKDLQNPNAPYYLFLEARGYQEEANRFRKLFKTVSSGKASLNTLILILQGGDTFIMGEYRITKPEELLSVDKDTKLKLINDLADIESKLSIWIQAFPDIKDNIDKWRFLKRFDETTFRYALKEGFEFQGKIARDVAQLKDLLKGYLSTYTRGTKNFDWKEAEYWLTNYINASFDDFIKTYHSLVNELIETSPETPYKIRYEKEISVIKTQTQLIKDKILKERNDKKRVVDEEYNKILSARREDYKKERKEKSLVAILDRSDEGDWYYRWLIIISAVIGAVTLAINLINFVINEAFNSGLGVIGAIFFGVIVGAGLGAIVGIVGAVLGAIVELVLGKFAMVIMGPIRAIIYVIIAIISGIVSIALYPIYKYKINAIQLTPQEESAYKDSLDNIEKHFAGKEKYGMTQASINIIGSFDF